AAGCGATACTAAAAGTGTGTACTTTTGCCATTGTGATAACGCTCTTTCTCCCTGGCTTTTCTATGGGAGCAAATGGATCAGAAGGAGACATGACAGCCAATGGCGTTGCGGTGGATAGTCAGGATAACATCATTGTCACTGGGGAGGTATATGACTATTCAAAAGACAAATGGATCATAAGAACGGAAAAATATGATGGAAGCGACGGGCATTTAATATGGAGTAAAGATTTCGATAAATATAATTTCAATATCGGTAAGGATGTTGCAGTTGATTCTAACGATAACATAATTGTCGCAGGCTCGGTAAATGAAACAGCAATAGTGGGATTTAATTACTGTTTGATAAAGTACAGCAAGGACGGCACTTATCTATGGCATCAAACATATCACAGAAAGTTTTATGATACGCCGTGGAGAGTTGTAATCGACAACGCCAACAACATATTTGTTACAGGCCTGTCTCTTAAAATAGATCTTTCTGTTGGTATTTCCAGCGATTACTGGACAATAAAATGTGCTTCAAACGGAAATAAATTGAAGGAAAAAGTTTTTGATGAAAGTGACACTGACCTGGCTTTTGGTATTGCTCTTGACGGCAACAACAACATTATTGTAACGGGTTCGTCAAATTACAATGGTCAGCTGGTGTACTGCACATTAAAATATGACAATAATTTGAATAAAATATGGGGTCTAGTATATTACGGCAGTGGAAATGAGAATAACAGCGCTTCTGGAGTTGCAGTAGATTCACACAACAATGTAATCGTAACCGGCGGCTCTGAAGAGGAATTAAATAAGGATTATTTGACAGTAAAATATGACAGCAGTGGAAATAAACAGAAAGATCATAAATATGATATTGCAGGAACTGATGATGCCCTCGGCATAGCGGTGGACAGCAAAGACAACATCATCGTAACGGGAACTTCAACTGATGCATATGGCAGCCATTTCTGCACGGTAAAATATGGTAATAATCTCAATGATTTGTGGATTAAAAAAGAAGATTTTACCGGCGGTGCCAAGGACGTTGCAATTGATTCCAATAACAACATAATTGTTACAGGCTATAATGAAGGCGACCGTAGCCATTATTATACGATAAAGTATTCTCCTGGCGGGGAGATATTGTGGGAAGGAGGCGGAGGGGAGGGGCCCGCACAGCCGCCGGTCGCAGATTTTACGTTCACCCCGGCAAACCCGACAAGGGCTGACTTTGTCCATTTCAATGATAAATCCACTGGTAGCGTAACGTCGTGGCAATGGGATTTTGGGGATGGACATACGTCAAATGATAGAAATCCATTGCATAAGTATGCAGCTACTGGAACGTTTGATGTTACATTGACTGTCAGTGGCCCGGCAGGTACGGATACAAAAATCGGGCATATTACCGTATCAAATGCGAAACCTGTTGCAGATTTCACTTACAGTCCTCTAAATCCAATTGACGGGCAGACAGTATCTTTTGATGCCTCCTCTTCGTACGACCCCGACGGAAGCATTGCATCATGGTCATGGGATTTCGGAGACGGAAATGCAAGCGATGGGCAGAGCACAACACATCAATATACAACAAATAAAACATATACCGTTACGTTGACTGTTACTGACAACGATGGAATGACTACATCTACAAAAAAATTTGTAACAGTAAATAGTGAGGGAGATAACATACCTCCAGTTCCTGCTCTTGAATATTCTCCTCTCCAACCTCAGCCGGGAGAAATCGTTAGCTTTAACGCTAGCGAAAGTTATGACCCAGATGGGAGCATAGACATATATAAATGGGACTGGGGAGACGGAACATATGATGAAAAGACAATACCCACAGTGACACACACATGGTATGAAGAGGGAGAATATCTGGTCACGTTACAGGTGGAAGACAATGGTAGTGCTATTAATACTTATAGCTTTAACATGAAAATAGGAGGAGGGAATCCAGAATTAATAATTTCACTTGGTGTCTCCAATATAGCTCCGTTTAATGAGAATTCAGAGAGAACTATCCCAATAAAAATTTATTGCTATAATTTCTCTGCGAACAATGTCACTATTTCCATTTTGGAAAATGCTAATCTTACCATAATACCCATTACACCTAACATAAATTTAAAGAATGGAGAAGAAAAAGATTTCCTTATAAGAATTAAAGTACCGAAATTAAGTGAGAATTTGACTGTCGGTACCAAAACCATAAGAATTCAGGCGACAGGTGATAACGGGATTAAAAGCAACATCGAAGACGTGGACATAATAATTCATAGATCTGGAGGAGGCACACCGGGATTTGCAGCACTTTTAACAATCGGAGCGATTTTTATTGCTCTTCTGTTCATGAGAAAAATAAGATAATATTATCCTCTCGTCCTTCCCTTTGTGCCCAGCCAGCATTCAAAAAATAGCGACACATAGTTATATCCAATATCAATTAAGAGAACATGCTTGACCTGCTCCGCTTCCTTATAGGCATGGCCATTTTACTTTATG
Above is a window of Candidatus Thermoplasmatota archaeon DNA encoding:
- a CDS encoding PKD domain-containing protein, with the protein product MKKKAILKVCTFAIVITLFLPGFSMGANGSEGDMTANGVAVDSQDNIIVTGEVYDYSKDKWIIRTEKYDGSDGHLIWSKDFDKYNFNIGKDVAVDSNDNIIVAGSVNETAIVGFNYCLIKYSKDGTYLWHQTYHRKFYDTPWRVVIDNANNIFVTGLSLKIDLSVGISSDYWTIKCASNGNKLKEKVFDESDTDLAFGIALDGNNNIIVTGSSNYNGQLVYCTLKYDNNLNKIWGLVYYGSGNENNSASGVAVDSHNNVIVTGGSEEELNKDYLTVKYDSSGNKQKDHKYDIAGTDDALGIAVDSKDNIIVTGTSTDAYGSHFCTVKYGNNLNDLWIKKEDFTGGAKDVAIDSNNNIIVTGYNEGDRSHYYTIKYSPGGEILWEGGGGEGPAQPPVADFTFTPANPTRADFVHFNDKSTGSVTSWQWDFGDGHTSNDRNPLHKYAATGTFDVTLTVSGPAGTDTKIGHITVSNAKPVADFTYSPLNPIDGQTVSFDASSSYDPDGSIASWSWDFGDGNASDGQSTTHQYTTNKTYTVTLTVTDNDGMTTSTKKFVTVNSEGDNIPPVPALEYSPLQPQPGEIVSFNASESYDPDGSIDIYKWDWGDGTYDEKTIPTVTHTWYEEGEYLVTLQVEDNGSAINTYSFNMKIGGGNPELIISLGVSNIAPFNENSERTIPIKIYCYNFSANNVTISILENANLTIIPITPNINLKNGEEKDFLIRIKVPKLSENLTVGTKTIRIQATGDNGIKSNIEDVDIIIHRSGGGTPGFAALLTIGAIFIALLFMRKIR